A single Dreissena polymorpha isolate Duluth1 chromosome 14, UMN_Dpol_1.0, whole genome shotgun sequence DNA region contains:
- the LOC127858948 gene encoding uncharacterized protein LOC127858948 isoform X2: MGPKKRPSLVSSPAQSEAKKISKKYLGNRMSPGKKQRVRRALYSLTPDIEKPSTSGKISATSIHENGTRDCHPTPNITTFDSNKMTLKNSVIKGYHVFMIRPFITSPPTQLIVDRDYSNKKDPDACLVWLPALETFPISVHDTVTDEKRQLKLSDIAGLPIGHVPKILSNFFSLIINEGGTITAQVTGEPVPSFPPWPAPNEEGRGVVLPCNYVINHSDIKATFSKLCLFLEKSPEGSAMDLSIETTPKA; the protein is encoded by the exons ATGGGTCCAAAAAAGAGACCTTCACTTGTGAGCAGCCCTGCCCAATCAGAGgcaaagaaaatttcaaagaaaTATCTCGGAAACCGAATGAGTCCTGGGAAAAAACAGCGAGTGAGAAGGGCTCTGTACAGTCTGACT CCCGACATCGAAAAGCCTTCAACATCTGGTAAGATCAGTGCAACAAGCATCCATGAGAACGGGACTAGAGACTGTCACCCTACCCCCAACATTACAACTTTTGACTCAAACAAAATGACACTCAAGAACTCTGTGATAAAAGGTTACCATGTTTTTATGATTAGACCATTTATCACCAGTCCACCAACACAGTTGATTGTTGACCGAGATTATAGTAATAAAAAGGATCCAGATGCATGCTTAGTATGGTTGCCAGCGTTGGAAACATTTCCTATAAGTGTCCATGATACAGTTACGGATGAAAAGCGCCAGCTGAAATTATCAGATATAGCAGGCCTCCCAATAGGACATGTTCctaaaatattgtcaaatttCTTTTCTTTAATCATTAACGAGGGTGGAACCATAACAGCACAGGTAACAGGGGAGCCAGTGCCAAGTTTTCCACCATGGCCAGCCCCAAATGAAGAAGGGCGTGGTGTTGTGTTACCTTGTAATTATGTGATTAATCACTCTGATATCAAGGCTACCTTCAGCAAGCTGTGTTTGTTTCTGGAAAAATCACCCGAAGGTTCAGCTATGGATCTGTCAATTGAAACCACACCAAAGGCATAA
- the LOC127858948 gene encoding uncharacterized protein LOC127858948 isoform X1 gives MRENPGKCIGKEVFAQKLTEAYLQFYKPITVINSFKSSGIYPVDSSVITSEMLKPALTFSGPESVADQHAATEDSQVSAEVTKAKGALEVFEETLSTPSRDRYRKRIQEGYNTVGQSPCFDVYQKIYHKANPTLETSTSTFEEQSSHLTGLDILAHAVVTVTTASVATSQPSQINEEKWTENSTVDMVISPVLTESLSFPKDTEAAKPMKQTMLNSLPDNLTSPECIRKMSLKQLEKVRSFAQKVQRAKLSFFKKKNTSTKPEKKRKQPEPNSEIGKRPIIKKLNTSHQKDKVPMDKNDNDSPNAFCKACHMTWEEDQELGLERVWVQCDKCDGWVHSECLSYSLEEDEPFFCPDCL, from the coding sequence ATGAGAGAAAATCCAGGAAAATGTATTGGCAAAGAGGTTTTCGCGCAGAAATTGACAGAGGCCTACCTTCAGTTCTACAAACCTATTACAGTAATAAACTCATTTAAATCCTCTGGCATATATCCAGTTGATAGCTCTGTCATCACAAGCGAAATGCTGAAACCGGCATTGACCTTCTCCGGTCCAGAATCTGTGGCAGACCAACATGCTGCCACTGAAGACAGTCAAGTTTCAGCAGAAGTGACAAAAGCAAAAGGAGCACTAGAAGTCTTTGAAGAAACACTTTCTACACCGTCTCGTGACCGTTACAGGAAAAGAATACAAGAAGGTTATAATACTGTAGGGCAGTCTCCATGCTTTGATGTTTACCAAAAGATTTATCACAAAGCAAACCCAACATTGGAAACATCAACATCTACCTTTGAAGAACAGAGTTCCCACTTAACTGGATTGGATATATTGGCACATGCAGTTGTAACTGTGACTACTGCTAGTGTAGCAACAAGTCAACCATCACAAATCAACGAAGAAAAATGGACAGAAAATTCAACTGTTGATATGGTTATATCACCAGTTTTGACCGAGTCCCTGAGTTTTCCAAAGGATACTGAGGCTGCAAAGCCAATGAAACAGACAATGTTAAACAGTTTACCAGACAATCTTACATCACCTGAATGTATTAGAAAAATGTCCTTAAAACAGCTTGAAAAAGTCAGAAGCTTCGCCCAAAAAGTACAAAGAGCTAAACTTTCTTTTTTCAAGAAAAAGAATACAAGCACAAAACCAGAAAAAAAGAGGAAACAACCAGAGCCAAATTCAGAAATAGGGAAAAGGCCTATAATCAAAAAGCTAAACACTTCACACCAAAAGGACAAAGTGCCtatggacaaaaatgacaatGACAGTCCCAACGCATTTTGTAAAGCATGCCATATGACTTGGGAAGAAGACCAAGAACTGGGTCTGGAACGTGTGTGGGTTCAGTGCGACAAGTGTGATGGCTGGGTTCATTCTGAGTGTTTATCATACTCATTGGAAGAAGACGAGCCTTTCTTTTGTCCTGATTGCCTGTAG